A single region of the Streptomyces sp. AM 4-1-1 genome encodes:
- a CDS encoding RNA polymerase sigma factor SigF → MRDETIRPGAVPVSGIPEQQALPHPEGGADGADGREGRAAVVEHAERASRMSEHGHHDPHDRSNARALFVELRALPDGSPERAELRNRLVRMHLPLVEHLARRFRNRGEPLDDLTQVATIGLIKSVDRFDPERGVEFSTYATPTVVGEIKRHFRDKGWAVRVPRRLQELRLSLTTATAELSQQHGRSPTVHELAERLGISEEEVLEGLESANAYSTLSLDVPDTDDESPAVADTLGSEDEALEGVEYRESLKPLLEDLPPREKRILLLRFFGNMTQSQIAQEVGISQMHVSRLLARTLAQLRERLLIEE, encoded by the coding sequence GTGCGGGACGAGACGATCCGACCAGGGGCGGTGCCCGTATCGGGCATCCCGGAACAACAGGCCCTGCCGCACCCGGAGGGCGGGGCGGACGGGGCGGACGGCCGCGAGGGGCGGGCGGCCGTGGTGGAGCACGCGGAGCGGGCGAGCCGGATGAGTGAGCACGGGCACCACGACCCACATGACCGCAGCAACGCGCGCGCGCTGTTCGTGGAGTTGCGCGCGCTCCCCGACGGCTCACCCGAGCGGGCCGAGCTGCGCAACCGGCTGGTGCGGATGCACCTGCCGCTGGTGGAGCACCTGGCCCGCAGGTTCCGCAACCGGGGTGAGCCGCTGGACGACCTGACCCAGGTGGCGACGATCGGGCTGATCAAGTCCGTGGACCGGTTCGACCCGGAGCGCGGGGTCGAGTTCTCGACGTACGCCACCCCGACGGTCGTCGGCGAGATCAAGCGCCACTTCCGTGACAAGGGGTGGGCCGTCCGGGTGCCGCGGCGGCTTCAGGAGCTGCGGCTCTCGCTGACCACGGCCACCGCCGAGCTGTCGCAGCAGCACGGCCGCTCGCCGACCGTGCACGAGCTGGCGGAGCGGCTGGGCATCTCCGAGGAAGAGGTCCTGGAGGGGCTGGAATCGGCCAACGCCTACAGCACCCTCTCGCTGGACGTGCCGGACACCGACGACGAGTCCCCGGCGGTCGCGGACACGCTGGGCTCGGAGGACGAGGCGCTGGAGGGCGTCGAGTACCGGGAGTCGCTGAAGCCGCTGCTGGAGGACCTGCCGCCACGGGAGAAGCGGATTCTGCTGCTGCGCTTCTTCGGCAACATGACGCAGTCGCAGATCGCCCAGGAGGTGGGCATCTCGCAGATGCACGTCTCGCGACTGCTGGCCCGTACGCTCGCGCAGCTGCGCGAACGGCTGCTCATCGAGGAGTGA
- a CDS encoding WhiB family transcriptional regulator encodes MDWRHNAVCREEDPELFFPIGNTGPALLQIEEAKAVCRRCPVMEQCLQWALESGQDSGVWGGLSEDERRAMKRRAARNRARNASA; translated from the coding sequence ATGGACTGGCGTCACAACGCCGTTTGTCGTGAGGAAGACCCCGAGCTGTTCTTCCCCATCGGCAACACCGGTCCTGCGCTGCTGCAGATCGAGGAAGCCAAGGCCGTCTGCCGTCGCTGCCCCGTCATGGAGCAGTGCCTGCAGTGGGCGCTCGAGTCCGGCCAGGACTCCGGCGTCTGGGGTGGCCTCAGCGAGGACGAGCGCCGCGCGATGAAGCGCCGCGCCGCCCGCAACCGGGCGCGTAACGCCAGCGCCTGA
- a CDS encoding globin domain-containing protein: MLSETSTATVRATLPAVGAAIGDIADLFYRKLFDAHPELLRDFFNRGNQASGAQRRALAGSIAAFATQLVEHPGIRPDVMLGRIAHKHASLGVTPDQYPVVHTHLFAAIAEVLGDAVTPEVAAAWDEVYWLMANALIAIEERLYAQQGVVAGNVWRDWEVTGRVEETADVATFQIRPADGAPAPAFRPGQYVSVQLELPDGAHQIRQYSLSSAPGSELRSITVKRVRGEGTPDGEVSAHLHARLRAGDRLRVSAPYGDLVLSDTEGPLLLASAGIGCTPMLSMLEHLAATGHRAPVTVVHGDHSPDDHALRTDHARLTGKLPDATAHFWYETPAPGQPADRTGLVDLSGVPVASGTHAYLCGPLPFMRAVRTQLLAKGVPASDIHYEVFGPDLWLAQG, translated from the coding sequence GTGCTCTCCGAGACCTCCACAGCCACCGTCCGCGCCACCCTCCCCGCCGTCGGAGCCGCCATCGGGGACATCGCCGACCTCTTCTACCGCAAGCTGTTCGACGCCCACCCCGAACTGCTCCGCGACTTCTTCAACCGGGGCAACCAGGCGTCCGGCGCCCAGCGCCGGGCACTCGCCGGCTCCATCGCCGCCTTCGCCACCCAACTGGTCGAACACCCCGGCATCCGGCCCGATGTGATGCTCGGTCGGATCGCCCACAAGCACGCCTCGCTCGGGGTGACCCCGGACCAGTACCCCGTCGTGCACACCCACCTCTTCGCCGCCATCGCCGAAGTCCTCGGCGACGCCGTCACCCCGGAGGTCGCCGCCGCCTGGGACGAGGTCTACTGGCTGATGGCCAACGCCCTCATCGCCATCGAGGAACGGCTGTACGCGCAGCAGGGCGTCGTGGCCGGTAACGTCTGGCGCGACTGGGAGGTGACCGGCCGGGTCGAGGAGACCGCGGACGTCGCCACCTTCCAGATCCGCCCCGCCGACGGCGCCCCCGCCCCCGCCTTCCGTCCCGGCCAGTACGTCTCCGTACAGCTGGAACTCCCCGACGGCGCCCACCAGATACGCCAGTACAGCCTCTCCTCCGCCCCCGGCTCCGAACTGCGCTCCATCACCGTCAAGCGGGTGCGCGGCGAGGGCACCCCCGACGGCGAGGTGTCGGCGCACCTGCACGCGCGCCTGCGCGCGGGCGACCGGCTGCGCGTCTCCGCCCCGTACGGCGACCTGGTCCTCAGCGACACCGAGGGTCCGTTGCTGCTGGCGTCGGCCGGGATCGGCTGCACCCCGATGCTGTCGATGCTGGAACACCTAGCGGCCACCGGCCACCGCGCCCCGGTCACCGTCGTGCACGGCGACCACTCCCCCGACGACCACGCCCTGCGCACCGACCACGCCCGGCTCACCGGCAAACTCCCGGACGCCACCGCGCACTTCTGGTACGAGACCCCGGCGCCCGGACAGCCCGCGGACCGCACCGGCCTGGTCGATCTGAGCGGCGTCCCGGTCGCGTCCGGCACCCACGCCTACCTCTGCGGACCGCTGCCCTTCATGCGGGCCGTCCGCACCCAGCTGCTGGCCAAGGGCGTCCCCGCGTCCGACATCCACTACGAGGTGTTCGGCCCCGACCTCTGGCTCGCCCAGGGCTGA
- a CDS encoding Rrf2 family transcriptional regulator: protein MRLTRFTDVALRVLMRLAVTETGAPPTTREVAATMEVPYTHAAKVVARLQHLGMVEARRGRGGGLTLTEAGRSASIGGLVRTLEGPGDVVDCEGSAPCPLRSACRLRGALREAEEAFYASLDPLTVAGLVASPTGPLLISISRRHPDAD, encoded by the coding sequence ATGCGGTTGACGAGATTCACGGATGTGGCGCTGCGGGTGCTGATGCGCCTCGCCGTCACGGAGACCGGTGCGCCGCCGACCACCCGGGAGGTCGCGGCGACCATGGAGGTCCCGTACACGCACGCCGCGAAGGTCGTCGCCAGGCTCCAGCACCTGGGCATGGTGGAGGCGCGCCGGGGCCGCGGGGGCGGACTCACCCTCACCGAGGCCGGCCGGTCCGCGTCGATCGGCGGGCTCGTGCGCACCCTGGAGGGTCCGGGTGACGTCGTCGACTGCGAGGGCAGCGCACCCTGCCCGCTGCGTTCCGCCTGCCGGCTGCGCGGCGCCCTGCGCGAGGCGGAGGAGGCCTTCTACGCCTCGCTCGACCCGCTCACCGTCGCCGGACTCGTCGCGTCCCCCACCGGGCCGCTGCTGATCAGCATCAGCAGGCGTCACCCGGACGCGGACTGA
- a CDS encoding family 2B encapsulin nanocompartment shell protein, whose amino-acid sequence MSVGEEVRDTQVPPQQSLGTAAARNLATTTKSVPQMQEITSRWLLRMLPWVPVQGGTYRVNRRLSYQVGDGRVTFVQTGDRVTVIPAELGELPALRDFGDHEALAELARRCEQREVAAGEVLAGAGETADRVHLLAHGKVEKLGAGAYGGEMVLGVLADGAYFGDHSLIDADATWEYTVRAVTDCTVLTLSRADVFNLAERADSLRAHLAGLLSIPHQRTNKYGEAEIDLSAGHVGEAVVPHTFVDYEAAPREYELSVAQTVLKVHSRVADLYNQPMNQTEQQLRLTVEALRERQEHELINNREFGLLNNCDYGQRLQPHDGVPGPDDMDELLSRRRGSKLFLAHPRAIAAFGRECNKRGLVPESVEVGGHRVPAWRGVPIFPSNKIPVSDARTTSIICMRTGEADQGVIGLQASGIPDEIEPSLSVRFMGIDEQAIISYLVTAYYSAAVLVPDALGVLENVEVSRWR is encoded by the coding sequence ATGTCCGTTGGTGAAGAGGTTCGTGACACACAGGTCCCGCCGCAGCAGAGTCTTGGCACGGCGGCGGCCAGGAACCTCGCGACGACCACGAAGTCCGTGCCGCAGATGCAGGAGATCACCTCCCGGTGGCTGCTGCGCATGCTGCCGTGGGTGCCGGTGCAGGGCGGCACGTACCGGGTGAACCGCCGGCTGAGCTATCAGGTCGGGGACGGCCGGGTGACCTTCGTGCAGACCGGTGACCGGGTCACGGTCATCCCCGCCGAGCTCGGCGAGCTGCCCGCGCTGCGTGACTTCGGCGACCACGAGGCGCTCGCCGAACTGGCGCGCCGGTGTGAGCAGCGGGAAGTCGCGGCGGGGGAGGTGCTGGCCGGCGCGGGGGAGACGGCGGACCGGGTCCACCTGCTGGCGCACGGCAAGGTCGAGAAGCTCGGCGCCGGGGCGTACGGGGGCGAGATGGTCCTCGGGGTGCTCGCGGACGGCGCCTACTTCGGCGATCACTCCCTGATCGACGCCGACGCGACCTGGGAGTACACCGTCCGTGCCGTCACCGACTGCACGGTGCTCACCCTGAGCAGGGCCGATGTGTTCAACCTCGCCGAGCGCGCCGACTCCCTCCGCGCGCATCTGGCGGGACTGCTCTCCATTCCGCACCAGCGGACGAACAAGTACGGCGAGGCGGAGATCGACCTGTCCGCCGGGCATGTCGGCGAGGCGGTCGTCCCGCACACCTTCGTGGACTACGAGGCCGCGCCCCGGGAGTACGAGCTGAGCGTCGCGCAGACCGTCCTCAAGGTCCACAGCCGGGTCGCCGACCTGTACAACCAGCCGATGAACCAGACCGAGCAGCAGTTGCGGCTCACGGTCGAGGCGCTGCGCGAGCGCCAGGAGCACGAGCTGATCAACAACCGCGAGTTCGGGCTGCTCAACAACTGCGACTACGGGCAGCGTCTCCAGCCGCACGACGGCGTGCCCGGCCCGGACGACATGGACGAACTGCTCTCGCGGCGGCGCGGCTCCAAGCTGTTCCTCGCCCATCCACGCGCCATCGCCGCGTTCGGCCGTGAATGCAACAAGCGGGGGCTGGTGCCGGAGAGCGTGGAGGTCGGCGGCCACCGTGTGCCCGCCTGGCGCGGGGTGCCGATCTTCCCCTCCAACAAGATCCCGGTCAGTGACGCCCGCACCACCTCGATCATCTGCATGAGGACCGGCGAGGCGGACCAGGGGGTCATCGGTCTCCAGGCGAGCGGCATCCCCGACGAGATCGAGCCCAGCCTCTCCGTGCGCTTCATGGGCATCGACGAGCAGGCGATCATCTCCTACCTGGTGACGGCCTACTACTCCGCGGCCGTGCTCGTGCCGGACGCCCTCGGGGTGCTGGAGAACGTCGAGGTCAGCCGCTGGCGGTGA
- a CDS encoding Na+/H+ antiporter: MDALPLVALVAASAAVAGAARRTPVPAPLVLVAAGLVAGYLPGVPAYTLDARIVLPLLLPPLLHTAAVDSSYLDLRANARPVALLSVGYVLFATFAVGWLAYLFVPGLPLTAALVLGAVVAPPDAVTAAAIARRVGLPARVTTILQGESLVNDATAITAYKVALAAAVGEGMSWGAGIGEFLLAAFGGVGVGLVLMVPLHWLRTHLKEALLQNTLSLLIPFVAYAAAERVHASGVLAVVVVALYLGHRSWQVDFATRLQEAAVWKMVAFVLESAVFALIGLQLPVVLKDLGAYTPGQAVGYAVAVFVTVVVVRFLWVYPATYLPRWLSKRIREREPGTDWTSPLIVGWAGMRGVVSLAVAFSIPLVTHGGGPFPSRSLLLFLTFTTVIGTLVVQGLTLPLLVRVLKLPGRDPQAETLAEAQAQSEASTAAEARLDELLDEERNRLPPPLTDRLRSVLERRRNAVWERLGAPNPVTGESADETYRRLAGEMIETERSVFVRLRDERRIDDEMLRTLLRRLDLEEAAAYREEPDRSD; encoded by the coding sequence ATGGACGCACTGCCGCTGGTGGCACTGGTGGCGGCCAGTGCGGCGGTCGCCGGGGCCGCCCGCCGGACCCCCGTGCCCGCCCCGCTCGTGCTGGTGGCGGCCGGGCTGGTCGCCGGGTACCTGCCCGGCGTACCCGCGTACACGCTCGACGCGCGCATCGTGCTGCCGCTGCTGCTGCCGCCCCTGCTCCACACGGCGGCCGTGGACAGTTCGTACCTCGATCTGCGGGCCAACGCCCGGCCGGTCGCGCTGCTGTCCGTCGGCTATGTCCTGTTCGCGACGTTCGCGGTCGGCTGGCTCGCGTATCTGTTCGTGCCCGGTCTGCCGCTCACCGCGGCGCTGGTGCTGGGCGCGGTCGTCGCCCCGCCGGACGCGGTCACCGCCGCCGCGATCGCCCGACGGGTGGGACTGCCCGCCCGGGTGACCACGATCCTCCAGGGCGAGTCCCTGGTGAACGACGCCACCGCGATCACCGCCTACAAGGTGGCGCTGGCCGCAGCCGTCGGCGAGGGGATGAGCTGGGGCGCGGGCATCGGGGAGTTCCTGCTGGCCGCGTTCGGCGGGGTCGGGGTCGGCCTGGTGCTGATGGTCCCGCTGCACTGGCTCCGCACCCACCTCAAGGAGGCCCTGCTCCAGAACACCCTGTCGCTGCTGATCCCCTTCGTGGCGTACGCGGCGGCCGAACGGGTGCACGCGTCCGGGGTGCTCGCCGTGGTCGTCGTCGCGCTCTACCTGGGCCACCGCTCCTGGCAGGTCGACTTCGCGACCAGGCTCCAGGAGGCGGCCGTCTGGAAGATGGTCGCCTTCGTGCTGGAGTCGGCGGTCTTCGCCCTCATCGGGCTCCAGCTGCCCGTCGTGCTGAAGGACCTCGGTGCCTACACCCCCGGACAGGCCGTCGGGTACGCGGTCGCCGTCTTCGTCACGGTCGTCGTGGTCCGTTTCCTCTGGGTCTACCCGGCGACGTATCTGCCGAGATGGCTGTCGAAGCGGATCAGGGAACGCGAGCCGGGGACCGACTGGACCTCGCCCCTGATCGTCGGCTGGGCGGGGATGCGGGGTGTGGTCTCGCTCGCCGTCGCCTTCTCGATCCCGCTGGTCACGCACGGCGGCGGACCGTTCCCCTCGCGCAGCCTGCTGCTGTTCCTGACCTTCACGACCGTCATCGGCACCCTGGTGGTCCAGGGGCTCACCCTGCCGCTGCTGGTCCGGGTGCTGAAGCTCCCCGGCCGCGACCCGCAGGCCGAGACCCTGGCCGAGGCGCAGGCCCAGAGCGAGGCGTCCACGGCCGCCGAGGCGCGGCTGGACGAGCTGCTGGACGAGGAGCGCAACCGGCTGCCGCCGCCGCTCACCGACCGGCTGCGCTCCGTGCTGGAACGCCGTCGCAACGCCGTGTGGGAACGGCTCGGCGCGCCCAACCCGGTCACCGGCGAGTCCGCGGACGAGACGTACCGGCGGCTGGCCGGGGAAATGATCGAGACCGAGCGTTCGGTCTTCGTGCGGCTCCGTGACGAGCGGCGCATCGACGACGAGATGCTGCGGACGCTGCTGCGCAGACTGGACCTGGAGGAGGCGGCGGCCTACCGCGAGGAACCGGACCGGTCGGACTGA
- a CDS encoding UBP-type zinc finger domain-containing protein yields the protein MSECTHVLALPRPEPTALSDTCPECLAAGSHPVQLRLCLVCGHVGCCDSSPMRHATAHFRETGHPVMRSFEPGETWRWCFEDGSIV from the coding sequence ATGAGTGAGTGCACGCATGTTCTCGCACTGCCGCGCCCCGAGCCCACTGCGCTGAGCGACACCTGCCCGGAGTGTCTGGCGGCCGGCAGCCATCCCGTGCAGCTGCGCCTCTGTCTGGTCTGCGGCCATGTCGGCTGCTGCGATTCCTCACCGATGAGGCACGCCACGGCGCACTTCCGGGAGACCGGACATCCGGTGATGCGGAGCTTCGAACCGGGTGAGACCTGGCGCTGGTGCTTCGAGGACGGTTCGATCGTCTGA
- a CDS encoding pyridoxal-phosphate dependent enzyme codes for MPHEAPAPAPLRPVVPSPLRPAEDERFARYGVRLLLKRDDLIHPDLPGNKWRKLSPNLSAASGRTVLTFGGAYSNHLRATAAAGRLLGFPTVGVVRGDELAHRPLNPSLARCAADGMRLHFVDRATYRAKADPGVLAGLLSAFGDCQVIPEGGSNALAAQGCAALGRELRGRADVAAVACGTGGTLAGLAAGLGPGQRALGVPVLRGGFLGEAVRGLQRDAFGGPAGRWSLDERFHFGGYARTPPGLHAFADDFEDRHGLAVERLYVAKLLYGLTALTAEGAFAPGITLAAVITAGGDPERSRA; via the coding sequence ATGCCCCACGAAGCGCCCGCTCCAGCCCCGCTGCGGCCGGTGGTCCCGTCACCCCTGCGACCGGCCGAGGACGAGCGCTTCGCGCGGTACGGCGTCCGCCTGCTGCTCAAGCGCGACGACCTGATCCACCCCGACCTGCCCGGCAACAAGTGGCGCAAGCTCTCCCCCAACCTGTCCGCCGCCTCCGGCCGAACCGTACTGACCTTCGGCGGGGCGTACTCCAACCATCTGCGGGCCACCGCCGCCGCGGGCCGGCTCCTCGGCTTCCCGACCGTCGGCGTCGTACGCGGCGACGAACTGGCGCACCGCCCGCTCAACCCCTCACTCGCCCGATGCGCCGCCGACGGCATGCGTCTGCACTTCGTGGACCGGGCGACCTACCGCGCGAAGGCCGACCCAGGGGTCCTGGCCGGGCTGCTGAGCGCCTTCGGGGACTGCCAGGTGATCCCGGAGGGCGGCAGCAACGCGCTCGCCGCACAGGGCTGTGCGGCGCTCGGCCGGGAACTGCGCGGCCGGGCCGACGTGGCCGCCGTCGCCTGCGGTACGGGCGGCACCCTCGCCGGCCTCGCGGCGGGCCTCGGCCCCGGGCAGCGCGCCCTCGGCGTCCCGGTGCTGCGCGGCGGCTTCCTGGGCGAGGCGGTCCGGGGGCTGCAACGGGACGCGTTCGGCGGCCCGGCGGGCCGGTGGTCCCTGGACGAGCGCTTCCACTTCGGCGGCTACGCCCGCACACCCCCCGGGCTGCACGCCTTCGCCGACGACTTCGAGGACCGGCACGGACTGGCCGTCGAGCGGCTGTACGTGGCCAAACTGCTGTACGGGCTCACCGCCCTCACCGCGGAGGGCGCCTTCGCCCCGGGCATCACGCTCGCTGCCGTGATCACGGCGGGGGGCGATCCCGAACGGTCCCGCGCCTGA
- a CDS encoding family 2 encapsulin nanocompartment cargo protein polyprenyl transferase — protein sequence MTRTDASAQGHEAAALLERTRTLVDPRLRSAVESLPGPLRRVAMYHFGWEHADGSPATGQSGKAIRPALVLAAGGALGGAPDRAVTAAVAVELVHNFTLLHDDVIDEDPTRRHRPTAWTVFGVPDAIITGDALLALAQRLLADDPHPAAARASARLSSCVVELCAGQQADCAFERRGPEEVSLDECLTMATAKTGALLGCACALGALFADAGDEAVTAMDGFGREAGLAFQLIDDLIGIWGDPAQTGKPVGADLAAHKKSLPVVAALTSGTPAATDLATLYRGTMDTPGEIARAADAVERAGGRDWAQTGAADRMARAVHHLSRAVPDLAAAGDLLALAEFVTRRTH from the coding sequence ATGACCCGTACGGACGCCTCGGCCCAAGGCCATGAGGCCGCGGCCCTCCTGGAGCGGACCCGTACCCTCGTCGACCCGCGGCTGCGCTCCGCCGTGGAGTCGCTGCCCGGCCCGCTGCGCCGGGTCGCGATGTACCACTTCGGCTGGGAGCACGCGGACGGCTCCCCGGCCACCGGACAGTCCGGCAAGGCGATCAGACCCGCGCTCGTCCTCGCCGCGGGCGGCGCCCTGGGCGGTGCCCCCGACCGTGCCGTGACGGCCGCCGTCGCCGTGGAACTCGTACACAACTTCACCCTGCTGCACGACGACGTCATCGACGAGGACCCGACCCGCCGCCACCGGCCCACGGCCTGGACGGTCTTCGGCGTCCCGGACGCCATCATCACGGGCGACGCCCTGCTCGCCCTCGCCCAGCGGCTGCTCGCGGACGACCCCCATCCGGCGGCGGCGCGGGCGTCCGCCCGGCTGTCCTCCTGCGTCGTCGAACTCTGCGCCGGACAGCAGGCCGACTGCGCGTTCGAGCGACGCGGACCGGAGGAGGTGTCGCTGGACGAATGCCTCACCATGGCGACCGCCAAGACCGGCGCGCTCCTCGGATGCGCCTGCGCGCTCGGCGCCCTCTTCGCCGACGCGGGGGACGAGGCGGTGACGGCCATGGACGGTTTCGGCCGGGAGGCCGGCCTCGCCTTCCAGCTGATCGACGACCTGATCGGGATCTGGGGCGATCCCGCGCAGACCGGGAAGCCGGTCGGGGCCGATCTGGCGGCGCACAAGAAGTCGCTGCCGGTCGTCGCCGCGCTCACCTCGGGCACCCCGGCCGCCACCGATCTCGCCACGCTCTACCGGGGCACGATGGACACCCCCGGCGAGATCGCCCGCGCCGCCGACGCGGTCGAGCGGGCGGGGGGCCGGGACTGGGCGCAGACCGGCGCGGCGGACCGGATGGCACGCGCGGTGCACCATCTGTCCAGGGCGGTGCCGGACCTCGCCGCGGCGGGGGACCTGCTGGCACTGGCCGAGTTCGTCACCCGCAGGACGCACTGA
- a CDS encoding anti-sigma regulatory factor, giving the protein MSQIAGEPGNQDFVEVRLPAAGAYLSVLRTATAGLAARLDFTLDEIEDLRIAVDEACAILLQQAVPGSVLSCVFRLVDDSLEVTVSAPTTDGRAPERDTFAWTVLSALAGKVDSSVAADRTVSISLYKQRGAGPGPA; this is encoded by the coding sequence GTGTCCCAGATCGCAGGCGAGCCCGGGAATCAGGACTTCGTGGAAGTCCGGCTGCCCGCTGCGGGTGCCTACCTGTCGGTGTTGCGTACGGCCACGGCCGGTCTCGCAGCGCGTTTGGACTTCACTCTCGACGAGATCGAGGATCTTCGCATCGCGGTCGACGAGGCCTGCGCGATCCTGCTTCAGCAGGCCGTGCCGGGCTCCGTCCTCAGCTGCGTGTTCCGGCTCGTCGACGATTCCCTTGAGGTGACGGTCTCGGCCCCCACGACGGACGGCCGGGCACCGGAGCGCGACACCTTCGCCTGGACGGTGCTCTCCGCACTGGCCGGCAAGGTCGACTCCTCCGTCGCCGCTGACCGGACGGTCAGCATCAGCCTGTACAAGCAGCGCGGCGCGGGACCCGGGCCGGCGTGA
- a CDS encoding diacylglycerol kinase family protein → MRALLVVNPAATTTSARTRDVLIHALASEMKLEAVTTEYRGHARDLGRRAADSDDIDLVVALGGDGTVNEVVNGLLHRGPDLDRLPRLAVVPGGSTNVFARALGLPNDAVEATGAILDALANRSERTVGLGLAAGTPGTEDEAVPERWFTFCAGYGFDAGVIGRVEQQRERGKRSTHALYVRQVIRQFLNEPHRRQGTITLDVPGQEPVTDLVLSIICNTAPWTYLGNRPLYTSPQASFDKALGFLGLKRLSTAAVTRYATQLLTSSPEKGLHGKHAVSLDDLTDFTLHSKAPLPFQMDGDHLGLRTSVTFTGVRRALRVIV, encoded by the coding sequence ATGCGCGCACTTCTCGTGGTCAACCCAGCTGCTACCACCACCAGTGCGCGGACCCGTGACGTACTCATCCACGCGCTGGCCAGCGAGATGAAGCTGGAGGCGGTGACCACGGAGTACCGGGGGCACGCCCGGGACCTGGGGCGGCGGGCCGCGGACTCCGACGACATCGACCTCGTCGTGGCCCTCGGCGGCGACGGCACGGTCAACGAGGTCGTGAACGGTCTGCTGCACCGGGGGCCCGACCTGGACCGGCTGCCGCGCCTCGCGGTGGTTCCCGGCGGCTCCACCAATGTCTTCGCACGGGCGCTCGGACTGCCCAACGACGCGGTGGAGGCGACCGGCGCGATCCTGGACGCGCTGGCCAACCGCAGCGAACGCACGGTCGGCCTCGGACTGGCAGCGGGCACCCCGGGAACCGAGGACGAGGCGGTCCCGGAGCGCTGGTTCACCTTCTGCGCGGGATACGGCTTCGACGCGGGCGTGATCGGCCGCGTCGAACAGCAGCGGGAACGCGGTAAACGGTCGACGCACGCGTTGTACGTACGCCAGGTGATCCGGCAATTCCTGAACGAGCCGCACCGCCGGCAGGGCACGATCACGCTGGACGTGCCGGGTCAGGAACCCGTCACCGATCTCGTGCTCTCCATAATCTGCAACACCGCGCCCTGGACCTACCTGGGGAATCGTCCGCTGTACACGTCTCCGCAGGCCTCTTTCGACAAGGCCCTGGGTTTCCTCGGACTGAAGCGTCTGTCCACCGCGGCGGTCACCCGGTACGCCACCCAGCTGCTCACTTCGAGCCCCGAAAAAGGGCTCCACGGCAAGCACGCGGTTTCACTCGACGACCTCACGGACTTCACCTTGCATTCAAAGGCCCCACTGCCCTTTCAGATGGACGGCGACCATCTGGGACTGCGTACGAGTGTGACGTTCACAGGCGTTCGCCGTGCACTGCGTGTGATTGTGTGA
- a CDS encoding N-acetylmuramoyl-L-alanine amidase: MSSPMSASTFLDILKSEGLTVVQVGDWRTHNRNQAGAWGPVHGVMIHHTVTRGTDTTVELCRDGHPDLPGPLCHGVIAKDGRVHLVGYGRANHAGLGDDDVLRAVIAEKGLPKDNEANTDGNSHFYGFECENLGDGKDPWPDVQIQAIEKAAAAICRHHDWGARSVIGHLEWQPGKSDPRGFTMDSLRERIHSRLK; the protein is encoded by the coding sequence ATGTCCTCACCCATGTCCGCGAGCACGTTCCTCGACATCCTGAAGAGCGAAGGCCTCACCGTCGTCCAGGTCGGTGACTGGCGCACGCACAACCGCAACCAGGCGGGGGCCTGGGGCCCGGTGCACGGTGTGATGATCCACCACACGGTCACGCGGGGCACCGACACCACCGTCGAGCTCTGCCGCGACGGCCATCCGGACCTGCCCGGTCCGCTCTGTCACGGGGTGATCGCCAAGGACGGCCGGGTCCACCTCGTCGGCTACGGCCGCGCCAACCACGCCGGGCTCGGCGACGACGACGTACTGCGTGCCGTCATCGCCGAGAAGGGCCTCCCCAAGGACAACGAGGCCAACACCGACGGCAACTCCCACTTCTACGGCTTCGAGTGCGAGAACCTCGGCGACGGCAAGGACCCCTGGCCCGACGTCCAGATCCAGGCGATCGAGAAGGCGGCGGCCGCGATCTGCCGTCACCACGACTGGGGCGCCCGCTCGGTCATCGGCCACCTGGAGTGGCAGCCGGGCAAGTCCGATCCGCGCGGCTTCACCATGGACTCGCTGCGCGAGCGGATTCACAGCCGCCTCAAGTGA